From the Cloeon dipterum chromosome 4, ieCloDipt1.1, whole genome shotgun sequence genome, the window atttaaaaaatggttcatAATACGAAGTTAAAActaaatgcaaattgttgtGTCTCGTACAGGACTATTTACACATCGCCTGTGAAAGCACTGAGCAACCAGAAATATCGAGATTTCCATAACACGTTTGGTGATATCGGTCTCATAACTGGAGACATTCAATTGAACCCAACTGCGTCGTGTCTTGTGATGACCACTGAAATCCTTCGTGCCATGTTGTATGACGGTTCTGATGTGATCAACGATTTGCAGTATGTCGTCTTTGATGAAGTCCATTACATAAATGACGCAGaagtaattcaatttaataaatgaagaATTCTAACCGTAATGGTTGGTTTTCAGAGAGGTCATGTTTGGGAAGAAGTTCTCATTCTGCTGCCGCCCCATGTCATCATTGTGATGCTGAGTGCCACGGTACCCAATGTCCTTGAGTTCGCAGGCTGGGTTGGTCGCACCAAGAAAAAGAAGGTGTTCGTTTTCTCTACCCCGAAGAGACCGGTTCCACTGGAGCATTTCTTGTACCTTGGGTTCAATCAAAACGCCAAAACTAGAACCCACCTCGTTTTAGACGCGAACAGCAATTTCCTCGGCGAAGGGTACTTAGCCACCCTGAAATGGACCAAATTTTATCCAGTTTTGCCCAAACCAGAATCAAAAGTGCGAACGAAGCCAAGATGAAGAAGAATGAGCTGCCGCAGGCTGGACAGGGAGCTGCtggaggaagaggaggagcTGGTGGACGCGGTGGTCCGCAGGGCAGAGGAAACCAGAGAGGAGGTCGTGGAGGCAGAGGTGGAGCCCCAGCGCCGCAGATCGGCAGGCAGCAAGCGCGGCCCGCGAAACCGCTTTCGATGGCACAGGAGCAGACCGTCTGGGTCTCGCTGCTGCGTGATCTGAAGAAGATGGAGAAATTGCCAGCTGTTGCTTTCACTTTGTCCAGGTAAGATTCTAAACATTTTGATCAAATAGCACCAACAAAGAAACCCTGTTTCCATTCCACTCTCACGTGAAATTTTTGACTCACTTTTGTGATGCTTTTGGACTGCATAactaaattcttaaaatatgcTGGTTTCAAATCAAGGGTAATGGTTCTTGCTTAACATGAAAGACTACACGTTTGAAGCAATAAATGCAGggttcccttttttaattaaatttatatgttcctttgatcaatttaactgattatttttactcagGAAACGTTGCGACTCAAATGCTGATGCAATGAGCTCTGTGGACATGCTAACTGCGTCTGAGAAAAGCCATGTTCACACTTTCTTCAACAAGTGCATTAAGAAGCTGTCGGACTCTGACCAGCAGCTACCACAGGTTAATTCACCtgttattataaaaatttaagatacTCATTCTGTGCAAATAAGGTTCAAAGGATCAAATATCTGTTGGAAAAAGGCATCGCTGTGCACCACAGTGGCATTCTTCCAATCTTAAAGGAAATTGTTGAAATGCTTTTCCAGGATGGCTTTGTCAAGGTTGACttgtttgtttcaaatttattgtattacttaaaattaaatatgcagTTCCTGTTTGCAACGGAAACATTCGCGATGGGCGTCAACATGCCTGCTCGCACGGTTGTCTTTGATTCCATCAAAAAGTTTGATGGCACCGACTCTCGGCTGCTGCGCCCAGCTGAATACATCCAGATGGCTGGCAGAGCTGGCAGGAGAGGCCTCGACCCCACTGGCACGGTCATGATTCTGTGCATGAATGAAATTCCCTCTGAACTAGAGCTACGAGCAATGATGCTtggtattattattgtttcacCTCTCACTGTCGTGATCCTAATATCATTTTGTTGTCCAGGCATCCCAACTGTGCTGTCGTCCCAGTTCAGACTGACCTATGCGATGATTCTTAGCTTGTTCCGAGGCGACACTATTTCCGTGGAAGGCATGATGAAACACTCGTTCAGGGAGCTGCGTCATCAGCTTAATGCAGAAAAGCTGGAAGGCTCTTTGAAAAACCTGGAGGACAAGTTGATTTCTCAACAAGAACCCACAGGCGCCCTTGTGCCGCAGCTGTCGTCCTTCTTCCAAGCTGCTGACAAGTGGCTCTTCGAGTGGTCCCAAGTTTCTGTacggattttttaaatagtctTTTTCCACCCCTCATGAAATTGAGTTTCAGGTTGAGCTGCTCAAGCAGATGGGCCCAAGCAAGGAGTTAGTGCCTGGATGCGTTGTGCTTTTTACTAAGGCAGAGCATGTCAACAAGTTGGGCGTCGTTCTTAAGTCTACTGCTAGCAGAAAATTCGGTACGGTCTACAGGATTCTAATTCTGTGTGATGAGGAACCTCCTGCCCCAAAAGAAAACATGTCTGAAAAATGGtatgaaaatcaattgtttCTACAAAACTTTCTGAAcctaaaaattttgaagtaattcaccagttgcgaaAACCCTttgtgtttgaagccaccaatagATTGCGCCAGCAgttactttcgattttaaggaaCCATGCGATTTCACTCACAATCATGCTGATGTGCAATCtcctcttaaaaatattttctttcaatgtgCTGGAAACAAAGatcagtccagccaatcaCTGTAGAAACGAcaggttttgtttttattttttcaaataattgttttctttcacttcaaaataaattattttaagggcGGAATGCACAGAAGCAGCATTCAGTTCTGAATCGCAACCAAAGTGCCTTAGAATCAGAAGCGCTATCTTCGATGACTTAGGGCTTtcgcaaatataaaatttttacattttatttgctaatttagttattttttattgtaggtATAAGATGCTTGCATTGGCTCAAGGCACCAATTACTCAAATGAAATCGGGAATTCCCACACCATCTTGGAAGTGTACCCTGCAGATTTGTGGTTCATTGTCAATAAcgttgttttaaaaatcgatccTGTCAAAATCATTGGTGACTGGGAAAAGAGACAGATTGCCAGATTCAAGTAAGATCTATTAGACACACTGAGTAGCGTTTTCTATCTTGTGATTAATCAGGAACGATCCTCCTTGGGCGGCGTGCGCATACGCTGTGGAGGAGCTGACCAGACTTGTGCAAAGCACAGATCTCACAGTGCGGCCTGTGCTACTGAACATCTCGGGCGAGGTCAACATCATTGAAATCAGTCAGCGGAGGAATGCGGACAACGTACTGCATCTGCGAACTTGTGTTGACTCTCTTCTTCACTTGACAAACATCGCTAACTTTGAAACTGAGGTATTGAGTAATTCAGGGTGTTTTGGCTGCTTGTATCAACTTTTGCTTTCAG encodes:
- the tst gene encoding superkiller complex protein 2, producing MSGIVDLSEALRKDVDLLGDWDDEPTDEPNNVPVPQQDSSSSSSAAIDKPVAKQAEAQAPVIKTDATSSCGPSGGWAEIIDVTIPVDDFETKVPNPAHKFPFELDTFQKQAIIHLEQDQHVFVAAHTSAGKTVVAEYAIALSRQRNTRTIYTSPVKALSNQKYRDFHNTFGDIGLITGDIQLNPTASCLVMTTEILRAMLYDGSDVINDLQYVVFDEVHYINDAERGHVWEEVLILLPPHVIIVMLSATVPNVLEFAGWVGRTKKKKVFVFSTPKRPVPLEHFLYLGFNQNAKTRTHLVLDANSNFLGEGIKSANEAKMKKNELPQAGQGAAGGRGGAGGRGGPQGRGNQRGGRGGRGGAPAPQIGRQQARPAKPLSMAQEQTVWVSLLRDLKKMEKLPAVAFTLSRKRCDSNADAMSSVDMLTASEKSHVHTFFNKCIKKLSDSDQQLPQVQRIKYLLEKGIAVHHSGILPILKEIVEMLFQDGFVKFLFATETFAMGVNMPARTVVFDSIKKFDGTDSRLLRPAEYIQMAGRAGRRGLDPTGTVMILCMNEIPSELELRAMMLGIPTVLSSQFRLTYAMILSLFRGDTISVEGMMKHSFRELRHQLNAEKLEGSLKNLEDKLISQQEPTGALVPQLSSFFQAADKWLFEWSQVSVELLKQMGPSKELVPGCVVLFTKAEHVNKLGVVLKSTASRKFGTVYRILILCDEEPPAPKENMSEKWYKMLALAQGTNYSNEIGNSHTILEVYPADLWFIVNNVVLKIDPVKIIGDWEKRQIARFKNDPPWAACAYAVEELTRLVQSTDLTVRPVLLNISGEVNIIEISQRRNADNVLHLRTCVDSLLHLTNIANFETEFLKIFNYQELLAQKNNVQHLMSDASLSLFPEYRSKCRVLRERDYVDNSNIVQLKGKVACQMGSQELLITEMILGGVFNTLDAAETASLLSSLVLQQKRSRDERGCDPKDLAPTEALKEAVAETLKIAADLENCQFSCEVPQDAMDMFTNILNFELLEVVHKWALGEPFAEIIKLTEHQEGIITRCIQQLCEALRDAQDAARTIGDTQLHEKMTEAFNSIKRDIVFAASLYTQ